A genomic stretch from Corvus cornix cornix isolate S_Up_H32 chromosome 9, ASM73873v5, whole genome shotgun sequence includes:
- the LOC104688131 gene encoding intestinal-type alkaline phosphatase-like isoform X3, with the protein MGQPLSPGTCLLLCFLAQLSTAASSDRGHVGQWDAEKTPGYWNKEARRRLELALALQPAAQRAKNIILFMGDGMGLSTMSAARIYKGQLSGGLGEENVLAMETFPHMALAKVSGAVPGGTLLLPLLETPLHLSCFQTYTIDRQVPDSAGTGTAYLCGVKANAKTLGLSGAAVYGKCRTTFGNEVDSILHRTRLAGKSVGIVTTTRVQHASPGAAYAHSASRGWYADANMPREALRDGCKDIAYQLVHNTDINVILGGGRMYMTPKRTPDPEYPEDPDQNGTRKDGRDLIAEWLSAKQGARYVWDKKGLDAVEDDSVSHLMGLFEPKDMRYELNRNTSTDPSIVEMTEKAVRILRRNPNGFFLFVEGGRIDHGHHSGRAKQALMEAVMLDRAVARAGELTSPTDTLTVVTADHSHVFTFGGSTPRGNSIFGLAPKKAKDKRAYTSILYGNGPGYSIRDGARPAASLPAAEDKDYRQQAAVPLETETHSGEDVVVLAQGPMAHLFHGVQEQHYIAHAMAYAACLEPYATEPGCRAARRASRGTQCSPQPLLALLALCIAALIVGG; encoded by the exons ATGGGGCAGCCGCTTTCCCCTGGAAcctgccttctcctctgcttcctcgCCCAGCTCTCCACTGCAGCCTCCAGTGACAGGGGACATGTGGGACAGTGGG ATGCTGAGAAGACCCCGGGCTACTGGAATAAAGAGgccaggaggaggctggagtTGGCCCTGGCCTTGCAGCCAGCGGCACAGCGGGCCAAAAACATCATCCTCTTCATGGGTGATG GCATGGGGCTGTCCACCATGTCAGCGGCTCGGATCTACAAGGGGCAGCTGTCCGGTGGCTTGGGCGAGGAGAATGTCTTGGCCATGGAGACCTTTCCCCACATGGCCCTGGCCAAGGTGAGTGGGGCAGTGCCCGGTGGGAcactcctgctgcccctgcttGAAACTCCACTGCACCTGTCTTGCTTCCAGACCTACACCATCGACCGGCAGGTGCCTGACAGCGCTGGCACGGGCACCGCCTACCTCTGTGGGGTGAAGGCCAACGCCAAGACTCTGGGACTGAGCGGGGCGGCCGTCTATGGAAAATGCCGCACCACCTTTGGCAATGAGGTGGACTCCATCCTGCACCGGACCAGGCTGGCAG GCAAGTCTGTGGGCATCGTGACGACCACGCGGGTGCAGCACGCGTCCCCCGGGGCAGCCTATGCGCACTCGGCCAGCCGGGGCTGGTATGCTGATGCCAACATGCCCAGGGAGGCCCTGCGGGACGGCTGCAAGGACATCGCCTACCAGCTGGTGCACAACACCGACATCAAC GTGATCCTGGGCGGCGGGAGGATGTACATGACCCCCAAGCGGACTCCGGACCCCGAGTACCCGGAGGACCCGGATCAAAATGGCACCAGGAAGGACGGCCGGGACTTGATTGCTGAGTGGCTGAGTGCCAAGCAG GGTGCCCGCTATGTCTGGGACAAGAAGGGCCTGGATGCGGTTGAAGATGACTCTGTGAGCCACCTTATGG GCCTCTTTGAGCCCAAGGACATGAGGTACGAGCTGAACCGCAACACATCCACGGACCCCTCCATCGTGGAGATGACAGAAAAGGCCGTCCGCATCCTGCGCAGGAACCCCAATGGCTTCTTCCTCTTTGTGGAAG GTGGCAGAATCGACCATGGCCACCACAGTGGCCGGGCCAAGCAGGCGCTGATGGAGGCTGTGATGCTGGACCGGGCGGTGGCACGGGCGGGTGAGCTCACCTCCCCCACTGACACTCTGACCGTGGTGACGGCCGATCACTCCCATGTCTTCACCTTTGGGGGCAGCACACCACGTGGCAACTCCATCTTCG ggctggcccCCAAGAAAGCCAAGGACAAGCGAGCTTACACCAGCATCCTCTATGGCAATGGTCCTGGCTACAGCATCCGTGACGGGGCCCGTCCAGCTgccagcctccctgctgcag AGGACAAGGACTacaggcagcaggcagctgtgcccttGGAGACAGAGACTCACAGTGGGGAGGACGTGGTGGTGCTGGCCCAGGGCCCCATGGCCCACctcttccacggggtgcaggagcagcactaCATCGCCCACGCCATGGCCTACGCCGCCTGCCTCGAGCCCTATGCCACAGAGCCTGGGTGCAGGGCAGCCCGCAGGGCCTCCCGTGGCACACagtgctccccacagcccctgcttgCCCTCCTGGCCCTCTGCATAGCTGCCCTCATAGTGGGAGGCTGA
- the LOC104688131 gene encoding intestinal-type alkaline phosphatase-like isoform X2 encodes MPQFPLCRWFLSNAGLQKTMLISRGFLVPHGGGLQQLNSPWVEMAMLDPWRLPALLSPPDAEKTPGYWNKEARRRLELALALQPAAQRAKNIILFMGDGMGLSTMSAARIYKGQLSGGLGEENVLAMETFPHMALAKTYTIDRQVPDSAGTGTAYLCGVKANAKTLGLSGAAVYGKCRTTFGNEVDSILHRTRLAGKSVGIVTTTRVQHASPGAAYAHSASRGWYADANMPREALRDGCKDIAYQLVHNTDINVILGGGRMYMTPKRTPDPEYPEDPDQNGTRKDGRDLIAEWLSAKQGARYVWDKKGLDAVEDDSVSHLMGLFEPKDMRYELNRNTSTDPSIVEMTEKAVRILRRNPNGFFLFVEGGRIDHGHHSGRAKQALMEAVMLDRAVARAGELTSPTDTLTVVTADHSHVFTFGGSTPRGNSIFGLAPKKAKDKRAYTSILYGNGPGYSIRDGARPAASLPAAEDKDYRQQAAVPLETETHSGEDVVVLAQGPMAHLFHGVQEQHYIAHAMAYAACLEPYATEPGCRAARRASRGTQCSPQPLLALLALCIAALIVGG; translated from the exons atgcctcagtttcccctctgCAGGTGGTTTCTTAGCAATGCTGGGCTGCAAAAGACCATGCTGATCTCCAGGGGATTTCTGGTCCCCCATGGAGGGGGTTTACAGCAGCTCAATTCACCTTGGGTAGAGATGGCAATGCTGGACCCCTGgaggctcccagctctgctctcacctCCAGATGCTGAGAAGACCCCGGGCTACTGGAATAAAGAGgccaggaggaggctggagtTGGCCCTGGCCTTGCAGCCAGCGGCACAGCGGGCCAAAAACATCATCCTCTTCATGGGTGATG GCATGGGGCTGTCCACCATGTCAGCGGCTCGGATCTACAAGGGGCAGCTGTCCGGTGGCTTGGGCGAGGAGAATGTCTTGGCCATGGAGACCTTTCCCCACATGGCCCTGGCCAAG ACCTACACCATCGACCGGCAGGTGCCTGACAGCGCTGGCACGGGCACCGCCTACCTCTGTGGGGTGAAGGCCAACGCCAAGACTCTGGGACTGAGCGGGGCGGCCGTCTATGGAAAATGCCGCACCACCTTTGGCAATGAGGTGGACTCCATCCTGCACCGGACCAGGCTGGCAG GCAAGTCTGTGGGCATCGTGACGACCACGCGGGTGCAGCACGCGTCCCCCGGGGCAGCCTATGCGCACTCGGCCAGCCGGGGCTGGTATGCTGATGCCAACATGCCCAGGGAGGCCCTGCGGGACGGCTGCAAGGACATCGCCTACCAGCTGGTGCACAACACCGACATCAAC GTGATCCTGGGCGGCGGGAGGATGTACATGACCCCCAAGCGGACTCCGGACCCCGAGTACCCGGAGGACCCGGATCAAAATGGCACCAGGAAGGACGGCCGGGACTTGATTGCTGAGTGGCTGAGTGCCAAGCAG GGTGCCCGCTATGTCTGGGACAAGAAGGGCCTGGATGCGGTTGAAGATGACTCTGTGAGCCACCTTATGG GCCTCTTTGAGCCCAAGGACATGAGGTACGAGCTGAACCGCAACACATCCACGGACCCCTCCATCGTGGAGATGACAGAAAAGGCCGTCCGCATCCTGCGCAGGAACCCCAATGGCTTCTTCCTCTTTGTGGAAG GTGGCAGAATCGACCATGGCCACCACAGTGGCCGGGCCAAGCAGGCGCTGATGGAGGCTGTGATGCTGGACCGGGCGGTGGCACGGGCGGGTGAGCTCACCTCCCCCACTGACACTCTGACCGTGGTGACGGCCGATCACTCCCATGTCTTCACCTTTGGGGGCAGCACACCACGTGGCAACTCCATCTTCG ggctggcccCCAAGAAAGCCAAGGACAAGCGAGCTTACACCAGCATCCTCTATGGCAATGGTCCTGGCTACAGCATCCGTGACGGGGCCCGTCCAGCTgccagcctccctgctgcag AGGACAAGGACTacaggcagcaggcagctgtgcccttGGAGACAGAGACTCACAGTGGGGAGGACGTGGTGGTGCTGGCCCAGGGCCCCATGGCCCACctcttccacggggtgcaggagcagcactaCATCGCCCACGCCATGGCCTACGCCGCCTGCCTCGAGCCCTATGCCACAGAGCCTGGGTGCAGGGCAGCCCGCAGGGCCTCCCGTGGCACACagtgctccccacagcccctgcttgCCCTCCTGGCCCTCTGCATAGCTGCCCTCATAGTGGGAGGCTGA
- the LOC104688131 gene encoding intestinal-type alkaline phosphatase-like isoform X1, with translation MPQFPLCRWFLSNAGLQKTMLISRGFLVPHGGGLQQLNSPWVEMAMLDPWRLPALLSPPDAEKTPGYWNKEARRRLELALALQPAAQRAKNIILFMGDGMGLSTMSAARIYKGQLSGGLGEENVLAMETFPHMALAKVSGAVPGGTLLLPLLETPLHLSCFQTYTIDRQVPDSAGTGTAYLCGVKANAKTLGLSGAAVYGKCRTTFGNEVDSILHRTRLAGKSVGIVTTTRVQHASPGAAYAHSASRGWYADANMPREALRDGCKDIAYQLVHNTDINVILGGGRMYMTPKRTPDPEYPEDPDQNGTRKDGRDLIAEWLSAKQGARYVWDKKGLDAVEDDSVSHLMGLFEPKDMRYELNRNTSTDPSIVEMTEKAVRILRRNPNGFFLFVEGGRIDHGHHSGRAKQALMEAVMLDRAVARAGELTSPTDTLTVVTADHSHVFTFGGSTPRGNSIFGLAPKKAKDKRAYTSILYGNGPGYSIRDGARPAASLPAAEDKDYRQQAAVPLETETHSGEDVVVLAQGPMAHLFHGVQEQHYIAHAMAYAACLEPYATEPGCRAARRASRGTQCSPQPLLALLALCIAALIVGG, from the exons atgcctcagtttcccctctgCAGGTGGTTTCTTAGCAATGCTGGGCTGCAAAAGACCATGCTGATCTCCAGGGGATTTCTGGTCCCCCATGGAGGGGGTTTACAGCAGCTCAATTCACCTTGGGTAGAGATGGCAATGCTGGACCCCTGgaggctcccagctctgctctcacctCCAGATGCTGAGAAGACCCCGGGCTACTGGAATAAAGAGgccaggaggaggctggagtTGGCCCTGGCCTTGCAGCCAGCGGCACAGCGGGCCAAAAACATCATCCTCTTCATGGGTGATG GCATGGGGCTGTCCACCATGTCAGCGGCTCGGATCTACAAGGGGCAGCTGTCCGGTGGCTTGGGCGAGGAGAATGTCTTGGCCATGGAGACCTTTCCCCACATGGCCCTGGCCAAGGTGAGTGGGGCAGTGCCCGGTGGGAcactcctgctgcccctgcttGAAACTCCACTGCACCTGTCTTGCTTCCAGACCTACACCATCGACCGGCAGGTGCCTGACAGCGCTGGCACGGGCACCGCCTACCTCTGTGGGGTGAAGGCCAACGCCAAGACTCTGGGACTGAGCGGGGCGGCCGTCTATGGAAAATGCCGCACCACCTTTGGCAATGAGGTGGACTCCATCCTGCACCGGACCAGGCTGGCAG GCAAGTCTGTGGGCATCGTGACGACCACGCGGGTGCAGCACGCGTCCCCCGGGGCAGCCTATGCGCACTCGGCCAGCCGGGGCTGGTATGCTGATGCCAACATGCCCAGGGAGGCCCTGCGGGACGGCTGCAAGGACATCGCCTACCAGCTGGTGCACAACACCGACATCAAC GTGATCCTGGGCGGCGGGAGGATGTACATGACCCCCAAGCGGACTCCGGACCCCGAGTACCCGGAGGACCCGGATCAAAATGGCACCAGGAAGGACGGCCGGGACTTGATTGCTGAGTGGCTGAGTGCCAAGCAG GGTGCCCGCTATGTCTGGGACAAGAAGGGCCTGGATGCGGTTGAAGATGACTCTGTGAGCCACCTTATGG GCCTCTTTGAGCCCAAGGACATGAGGTACGAGCTGAACCGCAACACATCCACGGACCCCTCCATCGTGGAGATGACAGAAAAGGCCGTCCGCATCCTGCGCAGGAACCCCAATGGCTTCTTCCTCTTTGTGGAAG GTGGCAGAATCGACCATGGCCACCACAGTGGCCGGGCCAAGCAGGCGCTGATGGAGGCTGTGATGCTGGACCGGGCGGTGGCACGGGCGGGTGAGCTCACCTCCCCCACTGACACTCTGACCGTGGTGACGGCCGATCACTCCCATGTCTTCACCTTTGGGGGCAGCACACCACGTGGCAACTCCATCTTCG ggctggcccCCAAGAAAGCCAAGGACAAGCGAGCTTACACCAGCATCCTCTATGGCAATGGTCCTGGCTACAGCATCCGTGACGGGGCCCGTCCAGCTgccagcctccctgctgcag AGGACAAGGACTacaggcagcaggcagctgtgcccttGGAGACAGAGACTCACAGTGGGGAGGACGTGGTGGTGCTGGCCCAGGGCCCCATGGCCCACctcttccacggggtgcaggagcagcactaCATCGCCCACGCCATGGCCTACGCCGCCTGCCTCGAGCCCTATGCCACAGAGCCTGGGTGCAGGGCAGCCCGCAGGGCCTCCCGTGGCACACagtgctccccacagcccctgcttgCCCTCCTGGCCCTCTGCATAGCTGCCCTCATAGTGGGAGGCTGA